GGAGAGATCGTCGGAGTTTAGAAGAACAAGATAGCAAGGTGTGAGATACCGCTATAGGTCAGATGGATCAGATACAATAGAGTTGGATGTATGATTTAGAAGCATTTTGAGTCCTCCTCTATACTTGCTTTTCAGCCCAAGAACTTCACCCTGTGACCGTGTCATTCGTTTCGCCATCAATCTCCATCTCAGGATCTTGGTTCCTAGTAGCCATCACCCTTGATCTCTCTTGCGCAGCATCATCTCTTGGTGGTTCGTTCACTCCAGTATCCTTCTCGTGCTCTGGGTCCTGCTCATTTGAAGTGCCTGCGCCATTCGCCATACTCACTTCCACTTGATCATGGTCTCCGTTGGTTGTTCGCTCGGAGTCTTCCATTTTGGTGTCATTATCTTCCTTTGGCACAGCAGGGCCTCGTCTTGTCCTGAGCTCTGGCGGGAGGTCAGCATCCCAGTCATCCTTAAATTTGCTGTCTAGGTGCTCGTCAAAGTCGCCCATTTTTCGTCTCTCGTGGGCTGCCCAAGCCTGAGCCAGCCATTCGGGGTCGTGCCGCCCTTGCGCGATGTTTTCTGTGTAGGCAGCACAGTCGTAGCGAAAGCTGTCATCATTCATGAGCGATGCGAAATCAGGACAGGCGTCTTCTGTGCCTGCACCAAGGATATGCTGAGAATCTGGGAACAGTGCCAGAATTTCTGccctctcttccttttctagAATATCCCATGCCATCGGATTTGACAGTATGCTCTATATTGATTAGTTTATAACCTCATCGCATTTTGTTTTGGATAGCAGTGGGCCATACTCTGAGATCCGCCGAAGCTAGAGGTGATTTGGGGTCCGTCAAGATATTGTCTTGATTCCATTTTGATTTTCTCGCCGCCTTCTTCACGACAACtctctttttacttttggCCTTTTTGATGCTCTTTGGTGCAGATGTTGTGCTTGTCTCCTGCTGATCTAGTGATGATGCAGACGCGTCTGGTGGTTGATCAACATTGGGGTGCGAGCCTCCGTCACCGGGCTCTTGGTCGGGTATTTCTAATGGAACAGAACATTCTGATGCATTTTCTTGTTGCTCATGTGCATTTTCGCCGCTCACGACTATCGTATTTTTGCCTTCGTGAGCCATAATCGCGAGGTTGTCTGGCCGGTAAAGAATGATAAGCGCTGGAATCCGGTCGGGTTAATGTCATGAGTGCTCCAGATGCGAGTTGAGTAAAGAGAGGACGCTAAGGAATAAATTTCGGCTCATGAGCGGCGAAAGtcagaaaaaagaagaaggtttAATGGAAAGTGAACATATATCAAGATGTTATTCTTTGTGCATAGTCGATGCCTGGTCAGGCTCCAGGGTAACCTCGTCACTGGGGACAAGGAACCATAAGTTGTATGTTGCTCTGCATGtagtacctactaatgtaggtagtaggtagtaggcaGGAATGCCTCATCAACTCTGAACTGCACGTTACAGCTGACAAAGCTGCCCAGCGTTGTACAACGTCAACTGCTATAATTGACTGCCGTCCACTGGATATCTACCCTTTAGTAGTACGGGTATTTTCCGAATTCATCACCACGGATAAATCCACGACTTGCACAGCTCCACTACCGGTTACTTACCTATAATTCGTGATATGATTGAACGGTAGAACGGCAAAATGGCACCCCCACGATCTCTTGGGGTCAAATGCATCCCACTCTGGCCCCTCCCTCCTTTAATGATCAACACGGCAATGTATCCGACCATGTTCAGAGCAGGTCCCCGCTTATTGAACAATTACGCTGGAAACCAGATGATAAATGCATGATATTGGGATTGGATTACAAGGGTAATAATTGgcgatatatatatatatatacctaaGTATACTCTGTTTATCACCCTGGGACATGTTTCCACTTTCTACCGACCTATGTCATCTGTCCCAAGCCATACTCAAACACAATGACTTCCACCAAGACGCTCTGTCTTGGCTACGATGGAGTTCACCCTTTCTCCAAAGTCGATATTAAAGACCGCTCTTCAGTCCAAGAGCTCCTTCGCACTGTTCTCGATCCTTTAGGGCCTTTCTTCTCACCCGAAAAGGCTCGTGTCAAGTGTCCAGGCGCAACCGCAGTCCGCTTCGACCAAACTGCCTCCGAGGTTGAAGGCATATGTCGTCCGCTTTGGGGCTTGGCAGCTCTGTTAGCAGGTGGTGGTGATTACGATGGCAAGGAATGGTGGATTCAGGGTATCAAGTCAGGAACCGATCCAGAGAGCCCCGAATATTGGGGATATCCTCAAGACAACGATCAGAGAATGGTTGAGATGTGCCCTCTCGGTAAGGATTCATGCCGAACGCTCAAGATAGGTTCAAATCTGACCCAGTATCCTAGGTTGGGCATTGGCTGTGGCCCCAGACTTCTGGAGCAGTCTGTCCGACAAGGAAAAGGGCAATGttgaggcttggcttggaaACTCAATCAACGAAAAGAAGTCAGTCACCAATGTTACGAAAATCACCTATCAGCTAACCGCTGCCCCAGCATGCCCAACACCAACTGGCTTTGGTTTCGAGTGTTCGCCAACCTTGGCCTCAAAAAGAATGGCGGAAAATTCTCTCAAGAGAGACTCGATAGCGACATTGAACATCTCGAGACCTTTTATCGTGGGGGAGGCTGGTCTAACGATGGACCAGAAGGAATTCACCGTAAGAACAACATAGAACTTTGCAGCGACTTTAACTAACACAGACAGAAATGGACTACTACTCTTCGAGCTTTGCGATCCAGTTATTACAGCTACTATACGCCAAGTTGGCAGGGGATGAGGACCCGAAGCGCGCTGAAGAATTCAAGAGACGTGCACAGCAGGTTGCTCTGGATTTGATTCATTACTTCGATGATGAAGGCAGGGCCATTCCCTACGGCCGAAGTGTGGGCTACCGCTTCGCCATGGTCTCCTTCTGGGGGGCCCTGGCTCATGCTGATGTCGAGTTGCCCGCACCTTTGACCTGGGGCATGGTCAAAGGATTAGTGTTCAGACATTTACGCTGGTGGCAGACCCAGAATGATATCTGGACATCAAGCGGAACGCTATCAATTGGGTACTCGTACCCAAACATGTATGTAAGTAACGGCTATCTTCCATTCCTCGAGTCCgaatttaatttactaaCACAAGTCAGATGGCGGAGAACTATAACAGTCCAGGAAGCCCGGTAAGATGGGTGCTGATAACAAGAAGCAACAATTGTCTGACCTCGATCATAGTATTGGGCCTGCCTCGCATTCATGTGTCTGGCTACACCAGAAAACCACCCATTCTGGACATCTGAGGAAGAATCAGCGAGTGGTGTGATCCCAAAGGTGAAAGCTTTGAATCAACCGGGCCACATTATGAGGTGGGGAACCCATTATATACGATTTGACATGCCGCAGTACTGACATCAGTCTAGCTACCTCGGCGGCCACTGCATGTTACTCTCATCAGGACAGGCCTGCAGCTACCCAATGAAAGGAACGCATGCCAAGTATGGCGGATTCGCTTACAGCAGTGCCTACGGATACTCAGTCCCCCCTGGACTCTTTTCTCTGGAGCAATATGCACTGGCATCGCAGCTTGGTCTGTCGGATGATGGGGGCGAGTATTGGAAAACTCGAAGACTCTGCGAGTACGCGGGGATTGAAGACCGTGAGGGCACCCCTGTACTCGTCTCAGTTTGGAAGCCCTTTCCGGATGTCAACATCCGCACCATTCTGGTTCCTCCTGTGGAGAAGACCCCAAACTGGCATCTTCGAGTTCACCGTATTGAGAGCGCTCGCGAAGTCATGACAGCAGATGGTTCTTTTGCCATTTGCAATGTTAACACAACCAACGGACGGTACCTAGGTCCTTACGACGGAGAGAAACATGAGGGGACGTCACCCAAGATCATTGGGAATTACGATCTGAACACCCCCGATGGCTGGACAAGTGGAAAGTTGGGGGCATTCGCAGTGTCCAAGGGCGCTGTAGGAATCAAAGCTTTGGAACCGACCCAAGGCCGCCAAGCCATGTTGGTTAACGCAGACCCAAACTCGAATCTCATCGAGAGCCGGAGCACAATTCCAACTTTACAACATACTATCAAAGCTGGTGAGTCGGTATGGTACGTGTCTGCTATATATGCCAAGCCCTCGGGGGTTGGGGTGAGCCAAGAAAGCTATCTCGATGGATGGGACAAGACCCCAGACGTGCCAGGTTGGCTAGAGAAGGAGATGAGTGCTTGACCCCAAATATCAGAAGTAAGCTCGTCGAATGGCTGGAAATGAGATGGATGGCACGGAAACCAAAGATTCCATCAATCAAATCATTGACCGATCTTCTCCTCACTCAAGGTCGTCTCCCCGCCTTTGGTGTGCTCTGTGCTTAACCGTTCCTTGCGGGGATGGTCTACTACTGTATGTATGTGTGCCGACCCTTGGCATAGGTCGATCTTCGTTCATGGACCAGCGGCAGCCGTCAAAAGAAGCGGGCTATTGAGGCTGAAGTGATGATGCTTTCTTCTCATTCGGCACGATAACCTTAAAAAACGGTTCCGCATTTGTTCAAAGCTCCAGACTCTTTTGCGATCACCAGCCGGAGGGATTAATTTCCACCTATCATATGACAGAGACATTCGCAGCCTCCTACACATCACGATACATACCATGGGGCATGTCACTATACTCAATCGACATGGGGGGCTTCTTGGTGGAGCGTCTCTCCACAACCCCAGGTTCCACGCGGTAGCCGCCTCCCCGCATATTCACAAGAATCATCCAGGATGGTTGTTTCTGAGCAGCCGAGAGGCATCGTGGAGGGATCTCTCTCTTGTGCCCCCAAAGTTCATCTCAACATCAGCCTGGGCATTTCGTTAGCTTGGGAGACATCTCTTCCCCGCGCTTGATGGCGTAGCTAATTTCGACGACACGAGCAAATCGATTCGTGGACAATTTTGTCCGCTTTCCAGCGTTCATACCAAGGCAACCTTTTACGCCAGTAGGTATACAATGATTTTGAGGTTTTGGCCCTGAGCCTGATGTTCAAATCCACAAGTCACTACGGGCGAGTTGAGTGTGGTTTGTTGTCGCGTATCATCTATTGTTGGTGATCTGGCTGCAAAAGGATATCCGGCAAAGAATAAACTCGTTTCAGCATGCACCAGCGCTCCCTGTGCCTCTTCGGTGCGGATGATATCCGACCCTACCAACGAGTCTGTGCAATTGACAAGGTAGTTCATAACACAACCAGCAGACCAGACAGAAGCCGGTGCGCCCGATGTTGGGGGTGACAGTCCGGTTGATGCGACCCCATGCGTGGCTGTTACTGGTCCTTGGATGATCAATTTGGGAATGGTAGTCTGGGGGGAGCTTAACAACTGGACTTTGTTCGGTTGATCATTTAATATCCTGCGAGATCCCCTCGAGGTTCGGAATTTCTCACCAGAGATCACACCTCTTTCAATTATTCGGTGTCTTGAGTCTTTTAGcaattcttttcttcatTCAATTGCTCCACGTCTTGGTCTCGTCCAGATTCCGGGGAAACAAGCTTAAATTTAAAGCATCCgctatcttttttctttcctcggCTGTTGCCACTCGCCCATCACCCACGAGTCGACTTTCAGTACCGCAATCATGGGTATCGCAGGTGTCCTCAAAAAGGTCGTTCGCAATGACGCGATGAAGACTGACCCCGAAGAGATCTACAACTGGCGCGTCTTTGCAGTCGTTGCAGGTTCATGCTTTGGAGGTATGCTGTTCGGTTGGGACACTGGAGCTATTGGTGGTGTGCTTGCCATGAAGGCTACCCAGGAGCGCTTCAACTATACTGCTGCGGCCAAGACCACACTCGATCAAAACATTGTTTCAACCCTCCAGGCTGGTTGTTTTGCTGCTTGTTTCTTCACTTCGTATTTCACCGAGAGATTTGGTCGACGCTGGTGTCTTATTGGAACTGGTACAATCACAACTATCGGTGTTATTCTCCAGGCCGCCTCTACCGCTCAGGGATCTCTCCCCATCATGTATGTCGGACGTTTCGTCGCCGGTCTGGGTGTTGGAGCAGCTTCGTCTTTGGTCCCTCTGTATGTGTCTGAGTGTGCGCCTCGAGCCATTCGTGGTGGCTTGACCTGTAAGTGCTTCATCGCTATCATCACTGGCAGCTTTTCTAACTTGTGGCAGCTTTCTACCAGCTGTTTATTGTTACCGGTGTCATGCTTTCTTTCTGGTATGATTGCAATTCTGTCGGCCTATCGAACCTAGCTAACAAGACGCCAGGATCAACTATGGCGCTCTTCTCCACCTCAGTGCCCCTACTGTCTATGCTCTGCCTCTTGCCCTCCAGGCTCTCCCTGCCGTGTTAGTAGTCGCGCTATCGTATCCGAGACTACAAAGACTAATATATCCATCCCCAGGCTCTTGATCGCCTGCATGTTGGCTGCACCTGAAAGGTTAGTGACTCACTCGAAATCTGTTGAAACCCAGTCGTACTAACAATCATTAGCCCTCGATGGTGCGCTCGCAAGGATGACTGGGAACGAGCCAAGTCTATCTTGATCAGTCTCCGACAGTAAGCCTTCGTGACAAATCGAGAAGAACCACTAAATAACAATCGTTGCACTGCAGGCTTCCCGAAACTCACGAATATGTCCAGAACGAACTGCAGGAGATGTCCGCACAGCTAGAGGCTGAGAAGCGACTTACAGGCAACGCCTCTGCCAGCACTCTTTGGAAGGAACTTGTCACCATTCCTGGCAACCGAAAGCGAGCTATTATATCTGTTTTGCTCATGGTGTGTCAGCAAATGACAGGCGAGTTCCCTTTAGA
This Fusarium poae strain DAOMC 252244 chromosome 3, whole genome shotgun sequence DNA region includes the following protein-coding sequences:
- a CDS encoding hypothetical protein (TransMembrane:12 (i26-44o76-95i102-120o132-152i164-184o196-217i290-307o319-342i354-374o386-412i424-444o456-477i)), whose amino-acid sequence is MGIAGVLKKVVRNDAMKTDPEEIYNWRVFAVVAGSCFGGMLFGWDTGAIGGVLAMKATQERFNYTAAAKTTLDQNIVSTLQAGCFAACFFTSYFTERFGRRWCLIGTGTITTIGVILQAASTAQGSLPIMYVGRFVAGLGVGAASSLVPLYVSECAPRAIRGGLTSFYQLFIVTGVMLSFWINYGALLHLSAPTVYALPLALQALPAVLLIACMLAAPESPRWCARKDDWERAKSILISLRQLPETHEYVQNELQEMSAQLEAEKRLTGNASASTLWKELVTIPGNRKRAIISVLLMVCVNAVNYYAPQIFQSLGMTGTTVSLFATGVYGIIKVLGCATFLIFCADSLGRRRSLLWTSAAQFLAMYIIGIYGRVEPPVAGAGISAFGYVAIVCIYLWAAFFQFGWGPCCWILVSEIPTARLRALNVAIAAATQWLFNFIVARTVLTMQKTMGPAGYGMFFMFGTFDLLMGIFVWFFVPETKGLSLEQMDELFGVADIQGKLDAEGPEGARTPSIREEVAHIKSTKS